One part of the Xiphophorus maculatus strain JP 163 A chromosome 1, X_maculatus-5.0-male, whole genome shotgun sequence genome encodes these proteins:
- the ptpn18 gene encoding tyrosine-protein phosphatase non-receptor type 18 isoform X2: protein MDLLLSALRAVDPAAVEREYQVVRSQSLQLKKDHSLTTEVGSLKENAKKNRYKDILPYDQTRVVLSLQTSGSDSDYINASFVQGATGDCRYIASQAPLSSTLTDFWRMIWQHKIKVIVMACREIEMGKRKCECYWAAPHQSAAFGPFTVTTVESRPNQDVVVRTLVVCYQQDVHSLVQFQYLSWPDHDVPYETTGILDLLDRARSSQGAERSPVLVHCSAGCGRTGVICTLDYIHDLLVTKKITKDFRVLDLVLELRRQRPSAVQTKDQYGFIFSAAAGMLERFLQTPEDRLYSNLPEVKKREKKTSAAASSSVNSSSAMNDTYAVVNKAKQPHRTTSEPSYSSMVTPRSNPGTRTLPPSHHYDNDFSAASAAPIYSTVKPKVKLLTSLPSASPIYDMAAPTNQREDLHLVPAEADNDYEDVSSPASDVSSFFTPGGIGFNCRIQKPKGPRDPPAAWGRMER, encoded by the exons gtggtGCGTTCCCAGTCGCTCCAGTTAAAGAAAGATCACAGTTTGACCACAGAGGTTGGATCCCTAAAGGAGAACGCCAAGAAGAACCGATATAAGGACATCCTACCAT ATGATCAGACCCGGGTGGTTCTGTCTCTGCAGACTTCAGGTTCTGACTCCGACTACATCAACGCCAGCTTCGTCCAG GGGGCGACGGGTGACTGCAGATACATCGCCTCCCAGGCTCCCCTCAGTTCCACTCTGACTGACTTCTGGAGGATGATCTGGCAGCACAAAATCAAG GTCATAGTCATGGCCTGCAGGGAGATCGAGATGGGAAAG aggAAATGTGAGTGCTACTGGGCAGCTCCTCATCAGTCTGCGGCGTTTGGACCTTTCACCGTCACCACG GTGGAGTCGCGGCCCAACCAGGACGTCGTGGTGCGAACCCTGGTGGTCTGCTACCAGCAG GACGTCCACTCGCTGGTCCAGTTCCAGTACCTGTCCTGGCCGGACCACGACGTCCCCTATGAGACAACCGGGATTCTGGACTTGCTGGACCGAGCCAGGAGCAGCCAGGGAGCCGAACGCTCTCCTGTCCTGGTCCACTGCAG tgcaGGCTGTGGGAGGACAGGAGTCATCTGCACTCTGGACTACATCCATGACCTTCTGGTTACCAAG AAGATCACCAAGGACTTCAGGGTCCTGGACCTCGTCCTGGAGCTGCGGAGACAGAGACCCTCGGCAGTCCAGACCAAG GACCAGTACGGGTTCATCTTCAGCGCGGCCGCCGGCATGTTGGAGCGTTTCCTGCAGACGCCTGAGGACCGGCTCTACAGCAACCTGCCGGAG GTGAAAAAACGAGAGAAGAAAACCTCAGCAGCTGCATCTTCATCCGTCAACAG TTCATCCGCCATGAATGACACCTACGCTGTGGTCAACAAGGCCAAGCAGCCGCACCGGACCACATCAGAACCGTCCTACTCCTCCATGGTCACGCCCAGGTCCAACCCAGGAACCAG AACCCTGCCGCCATCCCATCACTATGACAACGACTTCAGTGCAGCGTCTGCAGCTCCCATCTACAGCACTGTGAAGCCCAAGGTCAAGCTGCTGACCTCGCTCCCCTCAGCCTCGCCCATTTATGACATGGCCGCCCCGACCAATCAGAGGGAGGACCTTCACCTGGTGCCAG CAGAAGCAGATAACGACTATGAAGAtgtttcctctcctgcctcAGACGTCAGCAGCTTCTTCACACCTGGAGGCATCG
- the ptpn18 gene encoding tyrosine-protein phosphatase non-receptor type 18 isoform X1 yields MDLLLSALRAVDPAAVEREYQVVRSQSLQLKKDHSLTTEVGSLKENAKKNRYKDILPYDQTRVVLSLQTSGSDSDYINASFVQGATGDCRYIASQAPLSSTLTDFWRMIWQHKIKVIVMACREIEMGKRKCECYWAAPHQSAAFGPFTVTTQVESRPNQDVVVRTLVVCYQQDVHSLVQFQYLSWPDHDVPYETTGILDLLDRARSSQGAERSPVLVHCSAGCGRTGVICTLDYIHDLLVTKKITKDFRVLDLVLELRRQRPSAVQTKDQYGFIFSAAAGMLERFLQTPEDRLYSNLPEVKKREKKTSAAASSSVNSSSAMNDTYAVVNKAKQPHRTTSEPSYSSMVTPRSNPGTRTLPPSHHYDNDFSAASAAPIYSTVKPKVKLLTSLPSASPIYDMAAPTNQREDLHLVPAEADNDYEDVSSPASDVSSFFTPGGIGFNCRIQKPKGPRDPPAAWGRMER; encoded by the exons gtggtGCGTTCCCAGTCGCTCCAGTTAAAGAAAGATCACAGTTTGACCACAGAGGTTGGATCCCTAAAGGAGAACGCCAAGAAGAACCGATATAAGGACATCCTACCAT ATGATCAGACCCGGGTGGTTCTGTCTCTGCAGACTTCAGGTTCTGACTCCGACTACATCAACGCCAGCTTCGTCCAG GGGGCGACGGGTGACTGCAGATACATCGCCTCCCAGGCTCCCCTCAGTTCCACTCTGACTGACTTCTGGAGGATGATCTGGCAGCACAAAATCAAG GTCATAGTCATGGCCTGCAGGGAGATCGAGATGGGAAAG aggAAATGTGAGTGCTACTGGGCAGCTCCTCATCAGTCTGCGGCGTTTGGACCTTTCACCGTCACCACG CAGGTGGAGTCGCGGCCCAACCAGGACGTCGTGGTGCGAACCCTGGTGGTCTGCTACCAGCAG GACGTCCACTCGCTGGTCCAGTTCCAGTACCTGTCCTGGCCGGACCACGACGTCCCCTATGAGACAACCGGGATTCTGGACTTGCTGGACCGAGCCAGGAGCAGCCAGGGAGCCGAACGCTCTCCTGTCCTGGTCCACTGCAG tgcaGGCTGTGGGAGGACAGGAGTCATCTGCACTCTGGACTACATCCATGACCTTCTGGTTACCAAG AAGATCACCAAGGACTTCAGGGTCCTGGACCTCGTCCTGGAGCTGCGGAGACAGAGACCCTCGGCAGTCCAGACCAAG GACCAGTACGGGTTCATCTTCAGCGCGGCCGCCGGCATGTTGGAGCGTTTCCTGCAGACGCCTGAGGACCGGCTCTACAGCAACCTGCCGGAG GTGAAAAAACGAGAGAAGAAAACCTCAGCAGCTGCATCTTCATCCGTCAACAG TTCATCCGCCATGAATGACACCTACGCTGTGGTCAACAAGGCCAAGCAGCCGCACCGGACCACATCAGAACCGTCCTACTCCTCCATGGTCACGCCCAGGTCCAACCCAGGAACCAG AACCCTGCCGCCATCCCATCACTATGACAACGACTTCAGTGCAGCGTCTGCAGCTCCCATCTACAGCACTGTGAAGCCCAAGGTCAAGCTGCTGACCTCGCTCCCCTCAGCCTCGCCCATTTATGACATGGCCGCCCCGACCAATCAGAGGGAGGACCTTCACCTGGTGCCAG CAGAAGCAGATAACGACTATGAAGAtgtttcctctcctgcctcAGACGTCAGCAGCTTCTTCACACCTGGAGGCATCG